A single region of the Duganella sp. BuS-21 genome encodes:
- a CDS encoding phosphopentomutase encodes MKRAFILLLDSFGLGATPDAAKYNDVGANTFGHIAATVAKSGAPMSLPTMEKLGLTAAAHLASGEWATGFTQREGFTAAYGAARERSTGKDTQSGHWEIAGVPVEFDWGYFPKTVPSFPAELTARLQELSGVPGFLGDCHASGTEIINKHGDEHVASGKPIIYTSADSVLQIAAHEESFGLERLYEVCEIAFKLVEPYNIGRVIARPFTGANGDYTRTSNRHDYAVAPPAPTLLDHVKNDGGEVIALGKISDIFATQGVSRVVKGKDNMALFDALLKVADEAGDKSLTFVNFVDFDQAFGHRRDVKGYSNALHEMDARLPEFIAKLQPDDLVVITADHGCDPTWPGSDHTREHIPMIFFGPGVKAQSLGISETFSDIGQTLAHHLGVKPLSNGTNLL; translated from the coding sequence ATGAAACGCGCATTTATCCTGCTGCTCGATTCCTTCGGTCTGGGCGCCACGCCGGACGCGGCGAAGTACAACGACGTCGGCGCCAACACCTTCGGCCACATCGCCGCCACCGTCGCCAAAAGCGGCGCGCCGATGTCGCTGCCGACCATGGAAAAACTCGGCCTGACCGCCGCCGCCCATCTGGCCAGCGGCGAGTGGGCCACCGGCTTCACCCAGCGCGAAGGCTTCACCGCCGCCTACGGCGCGGCGCGCGAGCGCTCGACCGGCAAGGACACGCAGTCGGGCCACTGGGAAATCGCCGGCGTGCCGGTGGAATTCGACTGGGGCTACTTCCCGAAAACCGTGCCGTCGTTCCCCGCCGAGTTGACCGCCAGGCTGCAGGAACTGAGCGGCGTGCCGGGCTTCCTGGGCGACTGCCACGCATCGGGCACGGAGATCATCAACAAGCACGGCGACGAACATGTCGCCAGCGGCAAACCGATCATCTACACCTCGGCCGACTCGGTGCTGCAGATCGCCGCGCATGAAGAATCGTTCGGCCTGGAACGCCTGTATGAAGTGTGCGAGATCGCCTTCAAGCTGGTGGAACCGTACAACATCGGCCGCGTGATCGCGCGCCCGTTCACCGGCGCCAACGGCGACTACACCCGCACCAGCAACCGTCACGACTACGCCGTCGCGCCACCGGCGCCGACGCTGCTGGACCACGTGAAGAACGACGGCGGCGAAGTCATCGCGCTGGGCAAGATCAGCGACATCTTCGCGACGCAAGGCGTATCGCGCGTGGTGAAGGGCAAGGACAATATGGCGCTGTTCGACGCGCTGCTGAAAGTGGCCGACGAAGCGGGCGACAAGTCGCTGACCTTCGTGAATTTCGTCGACTTCGACCAGGCTTTCGGCCATCGTCGCGACGTCAAGGGCTACTCCAACGCGCTGCACGAGATGGACGCGCGCCTGCCGGAATTCATCGCCAAGCTGCAGCCGGACGACCTGGTGGTGATCACCGCCGACCATGGCTGCGACCCAACCTGGCCGGGCTCCGACCACACCCGTGAACACATCCCGATGATCTTCTTCGGTCCGGGCGTGAAAGCGCAGTCGCTCGGCATTTCCGAAACCTTCTCCGACATCGGCCAGACGCTGGCCCATCACCTCGGCGTCAAACCACTTTCGAACGGAACCAATCTGTTATGA
- the deoC gene encoding deoxyribose-phosphate aldolase yields MSDFKRNEAVPLDLGWINHIHVNKSAADRRAASLANRRTVKKEYQAAWLVKAIGLIDLTTLSGDDTPGRVERLCRKAIRPLRADLVEALGLQDLNLATGAVCVYHEMIKPAVEVLQGRLPIAAVSTGFPAGLTSMETKVREIELSVAAGASEIDIVITRQHVLTGNWQALYDEMLAYRKACGEAHVKAILATGELVTLENVAKASWVCMMAGADFIKTSTGKEPVNATIPVSLTMVRAIREYHEQTGFKIGYKPAGGVGTAKAALQYLTLMKEELGNEWLEPHLFRIGASSLLTDIERQLEHYVTGNYSAAHRHAQP; encoded by the coding sequence ATGAGCGACTTTAAGCGCAATGAAGCCGTGCCCCTGGACCTGGGCTGGATCAACCACATCCACGTGAACAAGAGCGCGGCCGACCGCCGCGCCGCCAGCCTGGCGAACCGCCGCACGGTGAAGAAGGAATACCAGGCCGCCTGGCTGGTCAAGGCCATCGGCCTGATCGACCTGACCACGCTGTCCGGCGACGACACGCCGGGCCGCGTCGAGCGCCTGTGCCGCAAGGCGATCCGCCCGCTGCGCGCCGACCTGGTGGAAGCACTGGGCCTGCAGGACCTGAACCTGGCCACCGGCGCCGTCTGCGTGTACCACGAGATGATCAAGCCGGCGGTGGAAGTGCTGCAGGGCCGCCTGCCTATCGCTGCGGTGTCGACCGGCTTCCCGGCCGGCCTGACCAGCATGGAAACCAAGGTGCGCGAGATCGAACTGTCGGTCGCCGCCGGTGCATCCGAAATCGACATCGTCATCACCCGCCAGCACGTTTTGACGGGCAACTGGCAAGCGCTGTACGACGAAATGCTGGCGTACCGCAAAGCCTGCGGCGAAGCGCATGTGAAAGCGATTCTGGCGACCGGTGAACTGGTCACGCTGGAAAACGTGGCCAAGGCATCGTGGGTGTGCATGATGGCCGGCGCGGACTTCATCAAGACCTCGACCGGTAAAGAGCCGGTCAACGCCACGATTCCGGTGTCGCTGACGATGGTGCGCGCGATCCGCGAGTACCACGAGCAGACCGGCTTCAAGATCGGCTACAAGCCTGCGGGCGGCGTCGGCACGGCCAAGGCCGCGCTGCAGTACCTGACCCTGATGAAGGAAGAACTGGGCAACGAGTGGCTGGAGCCGCACCTGTTCCGCATCGGCGCATCGAGCCTGCTGACCGACATCGAACGCCAGCTGGAACACTACGTGACCGGCAACTACTCGGCCGCTCACCGCCACGCGCAACCATAA
- a CDS encoding aldehyde dehydrogenase family protein — protein sequence MEYGPAPESTKEAQAWLEQRSRQFGLFINNEWSEAGELFASTNPADGAKLADLTQGTAADVDRAVAAARTAQPGWQALGGHGRAKIMYAIARLMQKHARLFAVLETLDNGKTIRETRDVDLPLVARHFYYHAGWAQLQAEEFADYRAVGVVGQIVPWNFPLLMLAWKIAPALAAGNTVVFKPAEFTSLTALLFADICVQAGVPAGVVNIITGDGRVGEAIVKHQGIDKIAFTGSTEVGRLIRQATAGSGKKLSLELGGKSPFVVFEDADLDAAVEGLVDSIWFNQGQVCCAGSRLLVQESVQEKFLAKLRARMDKLTLGSPLDKSMDIGALVDPVQKQRIEGLVQSARDEGCTVYQPACELPADGSWFPPTLITGASTAAAVAQAEIFGPVLVAMSFRTPPEAVQLANNTVYGLAACVWTENISLALDVAPQIKAGVVWINSANQFDAACGFGGYRESGYGREGGREGMYEYMTALSEDARPAAPLVEVKANTAKAAKAAVAPAAIDRTAKLYIGGKQARPDGAYSRAVHGADGAFIAEVGEGNRKDIRNAVEAAHKAGGWSKATSHNRAQVLYYIAENLAARGEEFAARIAAMTGSKNAEKEVQASIERLFYYAAWADKYDGLAHQPPMHGITVALNEPLGVIGIVCPNEAPLLGFISLVAPAIALGNRVVVVPSEAHPLSATDLYQVFDTSDLPAGVVNIITGSADELARTLATHSDVDAVWRHDGSAEGCAEVERLSAASLKRTWVGGAKGRDWYSTAQAGGRAVLAHASQVKNIWIPYGV from the coding sequence ATGGAATACGGCCCAGCACCGGAAAGCACCAAAGAAGCGCAAGCGTGGCTGGAACAGCGTAGCCGCCAATTCGGCCTGTTCATCAACAACGAATGGAGCGAAGCCGGTGAGCTGTTCGCGTCGACCAATCCCGCCGACGGCGCCAAGCTGGCCGACCTGACCCAGGGCACCGCCGCCGACGTCGACCGCGCCGTCGCCGCCGCGCGCACCGCGCAGCCGGGCTGGCAGGCGCTGGGCGGCCATGGCCGCGCCAAGATCATGTACGCGATCGCGCGCCTGATGCAAAAGCACGCGCGTCTGTTCGCCGTGCTGGAGACGCTGGACAACGGCAAGACCATCCGCGAAACGCGCGATGTCGACTTGCCGCTGGTGGCGCGTCACTTCTACTACCACGCCGGCTGGGCGCAACTGCAAGCCGAAGAATTCGCCGACTACCGCGCCGTCGGTGTGGTGGGCCAAATCGTGCCGTGGAACTTCCCGCTGCTGATGTTGGCGTGGAAAATCGCACCGGCTCTGGCCGCCGGTAACACCGTGGTGTTCAAGCCGGCCGAATTCACCTCGCTGACCGCGCTGCTGTTCGCCGACATCTGCGTGCAGGCCGGCGTGCCGGCCGGCGTGGTCAACATCATCACCGGCGACGGCCGCGTGGGTGAAGCCATCGTCAAGCACCAGGGCATCGACAAAATCGCCTTCACCGGTTCGACCGAAGTAGGTCGCTTGATCCGCCAGGCCACCGCAGGCAGCGGCAAGAAGCTGTCGCTGGAACTGGGCGGCAAGTCGCCGTTCGTGGTGTTCGAGGATGCGGACCTGGACGCGGCCGTCGAAGGCCTGGTCGATTCGATCTGGTTCAATCAGGGCCAGGTATGCTGCGCAGGTTCGCGCCTGCTGGTGCAGGAATCGGTGCAGGAGAAATTCCTGGCCAAGCTGCGCGCGCGCATGGACAAGCTGACCCTCGGCTCCCCGCTGGACAAGTCGATGGACATCGGCGCGCTGGTCGATCCGGTGCAGAAGCAGCGCATCGAAGGCCTGGTGCAATCGGCACGCGACGAAGGTTGCACCGTGTACCAGCCGGCCTGCGAACTGCCGGCCGACGGCTCGTGGTTCCCACCGACCCTGATCACCGGCGCTTCGACTGCGGCCGCCGTGGCGCAGGCTGAAATCTTTGGACCGGTGCTGGTGGCGATGAGCTTCCGCACGCCGCCTGAAGCGGTACAACTGGCGAACAACACCGTGTACGGCCTGGCCGCCTGCGTGTGGACCGAGAACATCTCGCTGGCGCTGGATGTCGCGCCGCAGATCAAGGCCGGCGTGGTGTGGATTAACAGCGCCAACCAGTTCGACGCCGCTTGCGGTTTCGGCGGCTACCGCGAATCCGGCTACGGCCGTGAAGGCGGCCGTGAAGGCATGTATGAATACATGACCGCGCTGTCGGAAGATGCGCGTCCGGCGGCGCCGCTGGTTGAAGTAAAGGCCAACACGGCAAAAGCCGCCAAGGCCGCCGTTGCGCCGGCGGCCATCGATCGCACGGCCAAGCTGTACATCGGCGGCAAGCAGGCCCGCCCTGACGGCGCTTACAGCCGCGCCGTGCATGGCGCCGACGGCGCCTTCATCGCCGAAGTGGGCGAGGGCAATCGCAAAGACATCCGCAATGCGGTGGAAGCCGCGCACAAGGCCGGCGGCTGGAGCAAGGCTACCTCGCACAACCGCGCGCAGGTGCTGTACTACATCGCCGAGAACCTCGCTGCGCGTGGTGAGGAATTCGCCGCCCGCATCGCCGCCATGACCGGCAGTAAGAACGCCGAGAAGGAAGTGCAGGCGTCGATCGAGCGCCTGTTCTACTACGCTGCCTGGGCCGACAAGTACGACGGCCTGGCGCATCAGCCGCCGATGCACGGCATCACCGTGGCGCTGAACGAGCCGCTGGGTGTGATCGGCATCGTCTGCCCGAACGAAGCGCCGCTACTGGGCTTCATCTCGCTGGTGGCGCCGGCGATCGCGCTGGGTAACCGCGTGGTGGTGGTGCCGTCGGAAGCGCATCCGCTGTCGGCGACGGATCTGTATCAGGTGTTCGATACGTCGGATCTGCCGGCTGGTGTGGTCAACATCATCACCGGGTCGGCCGATGAACTGGCGCGCACGCTGGCGACGCACAGCGACGTCGATGCCGTATGGCGTCACGACGGTTCGGCCGAAGGTTGTGCCGAGGTTGAGCGCCTGTCGGCTGCTTCGCTGAAGCGCACCTGGGTTGGCGGGGCGAAGGGGCGCGACTGGTACAGCACGGCGCAAGCCGGCGGCCGTGCGGTGCTGGCGCATGCATCGCAAGTGAAAAATATCTGGATTCCTTACGGCGTTTGA
- the deoA gene encoding thymidine phosphorylase: MFLPQEIIRKKRDGGVLSAEEIKFFVGGITSGGVTESQIAALAMAVYFKDMTMDERVAFTLAMRDSGEVLDWRSLDLNGPVVDKHSTGGVGDVVSLLLGPMVAACGGYVPMISGRGLGHTGGTLDKFDSIPGYSTVPDNALFRKVVKDVGVAIIGQTSSLAPSDKVFYGVRDVTATVESVAMITGSILSKKLSAGLDALAMDVKVGSGAFMPTYEKSVELAESIVKVGNGAGMMTSAILTDMNESLAPYAGNAVEVRGAIDYLSGKSRPARLHEVTMALCAEMLVLGKLAATEQEARAKLQASLDSGEAAERFARMVAALGGPADLMDNPDKYLERSPILVPAPALASGYAASANCREIGLAVVSLGGGRRRAADPIDFAVGLTDLVGLGDQIEAGQPLAMVHARTQAAAEQAVREIQAAYRIGAAAPAANPVIYRTIRP; this comes from the coding sequence ATGTTTTTACCCCAAGAGATCATCCGTAAGAAACGTGACGGCGGCGTGCTGTCGGCCGAGGAGATCAAGTTCTTCGTCGGCGGCATCACTTCCGGCGGCGTGACCGAAAGCCAGATCGCCGCGTTGGCCATGGCCGTCTACTTCAAGGACATGACCATGGACGAGCGCGTGGCGTTCACCCTGGCCATGCGCGATTCCGGCGAAGTGCTGGACTGGCGCTCGCTGGACCTGAACGGCCCGGTGGTCGACAAGCATTCCACCGGCGGCGTTGGCGACGTGGTGTCGCTGCTGCTCGGCCCCATGGTCGCAGCCTGTGGCGGTTACGTGCCGATGATTTCCGGCCGTGGCCTCGGCCACACCGGCGGCACGCTGGACAAGTTCGATTCCATCCCCGGCTACTCCACCGTGCCGGACAACGCCTTGTTCCGCAAGGTGGTGAAGGACGTTGGCGTGGCCATCATCGGCCAGACCTCGTCGCTGGCGCCGTCGGACAAGGTGTTCTACGGCGTGCGCGACGTCACGGCCACGGTGGAATCGGTGGCCATGATCACCGGCTCCATCCTGTCGAAGAAACTGTCGGCCGGCCTGGATGCGCTGGCCATGGACGTCAAAGTCGGCAGCGGCGCCTTCATGCCGACCTACGAGAAATCGGTGGAGCTGGCCGAGAGCATCGTCAAGGTCGGCAACGGCGCCGGCATGATGACCTCCGCCATCCTGACCGACATGAACGAGTCGTTGGCGCCTTACGCCGGCAACGCCGTGGAAGTGCGCGGCGCGATCGATTACCTGAGCGGCAAGTCGCGTCCCGCACGCCTGCATGAAGTGACGATGGCGCTGTGCGCCGAGATGCTGGTGCTGGGCAAGCTGGCCGCGACCGAACAGGAAGCACGCGCCAAGCTGCAAGCGTCGCTCGACAGCGGCGAAGCGGCCGAGCGCTTTGCGCGCATGGTGGCGGCACTGGGCGGTCCGGCGGACCTGATGGACAATCCGGACAAGTACCTGGAACGTTCGCCTATTCTCGTGCCGGCGCCTGCGCTGGCGTCGGGCTACGCCGCATCGGCCAACTGCCGCGAAATCGGCCTGGCCGTGGTGTCGCTGGGCGGCGGCCGTCGCCGCGCGGCCGATCCGATCGACTTCGCCGTCGGCCTGACCGATCTGGTTGGCTTGGGCGATCAGATCGAAGCCGGCCAGCCGCTGGCGATGGTGCATGCACGCACGCAGGCAGCGGCCGAGCAGGCTGTCCGCGAAATCCAGGCGGCGTATCGGATCGGGGCGGCGGCGCCAGCCGCCAATCCAGTCATCTATCGTACGATTCGGCCGTAA
- a CDS encoding cytidine deaminase, producing MNKSELIAEATAARLKAYTPYSNFKVGAALLTNDGKVFHGCNVENASYGLCNCAERTAFFSAFAHGYKQGDFEQLVVIGETDGPIAPCGACRQVILELGGNELPVLLTNLNGDILETTAAAQLPNAFGGADLKKK from the coding sequence ATGAATAAATCAGAGTTGATCGCCGAGGCCACCGCCGCGCGCCTTAAGGCTTATACCCCGTATTCCAACTTCAAGGTCGGCGCCGCGCTGTTGACCAACGACGGCAAGGTGTTCCACGGCTGTAACGTGGAAAACGCTTCCTACGGCCTGTGCAATTGCGCCGAGCGCACCGCCTTCTTCAGCGCTTTCGCCCACGGCTACAAGCAGGGCGATTTCGAGCAGCTGGTGGTCATCGGCGAAACCGATGGTCCGATCGCTCCTTGCGGCGCCTGCCGCCAGGTGATCCTGGAGCTGGGCGGCAATGAGCTGCCGGTGCTGTTGACCAATCTGAACGGCGACATCCTGGAGACCACCGCAGCCGCACAGCTGCCGAACGCCTTCGGCGGCGCGGATCTCAAGAAGAAGTAA
- a CDS encoding nucleoside deaminase — protein sequence MALKKTIDVQAAVAIAAAEAIAAKTQGSFGVGGLMLDQHGNVLQSLHNNVVKHGLIFDPTAHGERQLIDWYYAECAKGRQLPAPQDITIVTSLDPCCMCSGAILSGGFNVVVAAPDKNAGINYDHSAAFTALPETLRAQAAASFSYPAILGASLYTRAATGAAPKSFFIGKTIAEPTQALCALVFEATSADVMEMFNTDPPQELLQDPAALPADHAIVSALKQHYPDALTYRCAPRQPDAGLAPFLLQAMARDREHGGAGNAVALLDSFGNLLLCMPGRMAQSGIRSAFMETTRAYAQLRYKLMNGATPEQQHEVRRHLGHPKDGTFVFAHGPDAGAVSFMDLGAYGSTMEGPLPLKNPAQFQYVLPMLPEAELNAICAAMPPLYRSVIRIRPTQVADAGLVQAIGA from the coding sequence ATGGCGCTCAAGAAGACGATCGATGTGCAGGCGGCTGTCGCGATTGCGGCGGCCGAGGCCATCGCCGCCAAGACGCAAGGTAGCTTCGGCGTCGGCGGCCTGATGCTCGACCAGCACGGTAACGTGCTGCAGTCGCTGCACAACAACGTCGTCAAGCATGGCTTGATCTTCGATCCCACCGCCCACGGCGAGCGCCAGTTGATCGACTGGTACTACGCCGAATGCGCCAAGGGCCGCCAGCTGCCCGCGCCGCAGGACATCACCATCGTCACCTCGCTCGATCCCTGCTGCATGTGCAGCGGCGCGATCCTGTCGGGCGGCTTCAATGTGGTGGTGGCGGCGCCGGACAAGAACGCCGGCATCAATTACGACCACAGCGCCGCCTTCACCGCGCTGCCGGAAACGCTGCGCGCGCAGGCCGCCGCCAGTTTCAGTTATCCCGCCATCCTCGGCGCTTCGCTATACACGCGCGCCGCCACCGGCGCCGCGCCGAAGTCCTTCTTCATCGGCAAGACCATCGCCGAACCGACGCAGGCCCTGTGTGCGCTGGTGTTTGAGGCCACCTCGGCCGATGTGATGGAGATGTTCAACACCGACCCGCCGCAGGAACTGCTGCAGGACCCGGCCGCGCTGCCGGCCGACCACGCCATCGTGTCCGCGCTCAAGCAACACTACCCGGACGCGCTGACCTACCGCTGCGCGCCGCGCCAGCCGGACGCCGGCCTCGCGCCGTTCCTGCTGCAAGCGATGGCGCGCGACCGTGAACACGGCGGCGCAGGCAACGCCGTGGCGCTGCTCGATTCTTTCGGCAATCTGCTGTTGTGCATGCCGGGACGGATGGCGCAGTCGGGCATCCGCAGCGCTTTCATGGAAACCACGCGCGCTTACGCGCAGCTGCGCTACAAGCTGATGAACGGCGCCACGCCGGAGCAGCAGCACGAAGTGCGCCGCCATCTCGGCCATCCCAAGGATGGCACTTTCGTCTTCGCCCACGGGCCGGATGCCGGCGCGGTCAGCTTCATGGATCTGGGCGCCTACGGCTCGACCATGGAAGGCCCGCTGCCGCTGAAGAATCCGGCGCAGTTCCAGTACGTGCTGCCGATGCTGCCGGAAGCCGAGTTGAACGCCATCTGCGCCGCCATGCCGCCGCTCTACCGCAGCGTGATCCGCATCCGTCCGACCCAAGTGGCGGACGCCGGCCTGGTGCAGGCCATCGGCGCCTAG
- a CDS encoding response regulator transcription factor — translation MKTSKPIRVLIADDHPLLRSGIAAVLTSDPHFTVVAEAEDGHSAVEQFEQHRPDITLMDLQMPGLNGVEATQAIRQINPRALIIILTTFNGDVQVTRSLRAGASGYILKNLARTDLCDYLISIHAGQRLLPPQVARSLASSFHAESLSKREVEVLRLVAAGNSNQKVGVELGLREDTIKAHMKAILLKLDARDRTHAVTIALRRGYWES, via the coding sequence ATGAAGACCAGCAAGCCCATCCGTGTCCTGATCGCCGATGATCACCCCCTGCTGCGCAGCGGCATCGCCGCCGTGCTCACCTCCGATCCCCACTTCACGGTGGTGGCGGAAGCGGAGGACGGCCACTCGGCGGTGGAACAGTTCGAGCAGCATCGGCCCGACATCACGTTGATGGACTTGCAGATGCCTGGCCTGAACGGTGTCGAAGCGACCCAGGCCATCCGCCAGATCAATCCGCGCGCGCTCATCATCATCCTCACCACCTTCAATGGCGACGTCCAGGTGACGCGCAGCCTGCGCGCCGGCGCCAGCGGCTACATCCTGAAAAACCTGGCGCGCACCGACCTGTGCGACTACCTGATCTCGATCCACGCCGGGCAACGGCTGCTGCCGCCGCAGGTGGCGCGCAGCCTGGCCAGCAGCTTCCACGCCGAGTCGCTGAGCAAGCGCGAAGTCGAGGTGCTGCGGCTGGTCGCGGCCGGCAATTCGAACCAGAAGGTGGGCGTGGAACTGGGACTGCGCGAAGACACCATCAAGGCCCACATGAAGGCCATCCTGCTCAAGCTCGACGCGCGCGACCGCACCCACGCCGTGACTATCGCGCTGCGCCGGGGATACTGGGAAAGCTGA
- a CDS encoding LysR family transcriptional regulator yields the protein MDQIHLMNVFVVVGEGESFAAAARRLDLSPAAVTRAISGLEDQLGVALLLRTTRSVRLTQAGRRYLDDCRNILASIAEANQTVAAANAASKGNLSVAVSDGFGKDLIMPCIVRFLNEFPEVEVSAYFLDRVVNLVEEEMDVAVRIGHLPDSSLKALRVGQVRPILCAAPGYLLRHGVPQHPADLLRHTVIASSEVSPRVEWKFGGGNDPIVVRVKPRLMVTSNEAVIDAAVGGLGICRLLSCQVGNELCAGRLQPILADYEGAPLPVHVLHRESKFGPSRVRKFIDILVAHLRAHGHLNTMPALAGIKDELICA from the coding sequence ATGGATCAGATCCACCTAATGAATGTGTTTGTCGTTGTCGGCGAAGGGGAAAGCTTTGCCGCCGCCGCCCGCCGGCTCGATCTTTCCCCTGCGGCGGTGACGCGCGCCATCTCCGGATTGGAGGATCAACTCGGCGTGGCGCTGCTGTTGCGCACCACCCGCAGCGTGCGGCTGACCCAGGCGGGCCGGCGCTATCTGGACGATTGCCGCAACATCCTGGCCAGCATCGCGGAGGCCAACCAGACGGTCGCCGCCGCCAACGCGGCATCCAAGGGCAATCTGTCGGTGGCGGTGTCCGACGGCTTCGGCAAGGATCTCATCATGCCGTGCATCGTGCGCTTTTTGAACGAGTTCCCGGAAGTCGAGGTGTCGGCTTATTTCCTCGACCGGGTGGTGAACCTGGTGGAGGAGGAGATGGATGTGGCGGTGCGTATCGGCCATTTGCCGGACTCCAGTCTCAAGGCGCTGCGGGTCGGGCAGGTGCGGCCGATCCTGTGCGCCGCGCCCGGCTATCTGCTGCGGCATGGCGTGCCGCAGCATCCGGCCGACCTGTTGCGGCATACCGTGATCGCGTCCAGCGAGGTGTCGCCGCGCGTCGAATGGAAGTTCGGCGGCGGCAATGACCCGATCGTGGTGCGCGTCAAGCCGCGCCTGATGGTCACCAGCAACGAGGCGGTGATCGACGCGGCGGTGGGCGGCCTGGGCATCTGCCGGCTGCTGTCCTGCCAGGTCGGCAATGAGCTGTGCGCGGGCCGGCTGCAGCCGATTCTGGCGGATTATGAAGGCGCGCCGCTGCCGGTGCATGTGCTGCACCGCGAAAGCAAGTTCGGCCCGTCCAGGGTGCGCAAGTTCATCGACATCCTGGTCGCCCATCTGCGCGCCCATGGTCATCTCAATACCATGCCGGCGCTTGCCGGCATCAAGGATGAACTGATCTGCGCCTGA
- a CDS encoding VOC family protein: MSSIPKHTLCGVIPCLRYRDAAGAIEWLRSTLGFTVQFVVPNEDGSIAHAQLSFGNSMVMLGSAFDTDYGRLLKQPADIGGFVTQSSYLVVNDADLVHGRVLAAGGRILLDIKDEDYGGRGFTCSDPEGHVWSIGTYDPYA; encoded by the coding sequence ATGTCCAGCATACCCAAGCATACTCTCTGCGGCGTCATACCGTGCCTGCGCTACCGCGATGCCGCCGGCGCCATCGAATGGCTGCGCAGCACGCTCGGCTTCACGGTGCAGTTCGTGGTGCCCAACGAGGACGGCAGCATCGCCCACGCCCAGCTCAGCTTCGGCAACAGCATGGTCATGCTGGGCTCGGCCTTCGACACCGACTACGGTCGGCTGCTCAAGCAGCCCGCCGACATCGGCGGCTTCGTCACGCAAAGCAGCTACCTGGTGGTCAACGACGCCGACCTGGTCCACGGCCGCGTGCTGGCAGCCGGCGGCCGCATCCTGCTCGACATCAAGGATGAAGACTACGGCGGGCGCGGCTTCACCTGCAGCGACCCCGAGGGCCACGTCTGGAGCATCGGCACCTACGATCCCTACGCGTAA
- a CDS encoding LytTR family DNA-binding domain-containing protein produces MTRPTALIADDEEGMRQQLRSRLQEAWPALEIVAEAANGIEAVALAGQHQPDIVFLDIRMPGMSGIEAARMLFNRCHLVFVTAYDQYAIEAFEQGALDYLLKPVGGERLKTTCARLQALVGQQPTNIERQLSQLLSQHSKPVAAKREYLRWIQAVVGANLRMISTREVLFFQADEKYTRVQTEQSEVLIRKTLKELADELDPDEFWRIHRSTLVRVDAIEEVTRDLRGRQMVRIRNHPELLEVSRGHTHLFQQM; encoded by the coding sequence ATGACCCGCCCCACCGCACTCATCGCCGACGACGAGGAAGGCATGCGCCAGCAACTGCGCAGCCGCCTGCAGGAAGCCTGGCCGGCGCTGGAGATCGTCGCCGAAGCGGCCAACGGCATCGAAGCCGTGGCGCTGGCCGGCCAGCACCAGCCCGACATCGTGTTTCTCGACATCCGCATGCCGGGCATGTCCGGCATCGAAGCGGCGCGCATGCTGTTCAACCGCTGCCACCTGGTGTTCGTCACCGCCTACGACCAGTACGCCATCGAAGCGTTTGAACAGGGCGCGCTCGACTACCTGCTCAAGCCGGTCGGCGGCGAGCGCCTGAAGACCACCTGCGCGCGCCTGCAGGCCTTGGTCGGCCAACAGCCGACCAACATCGAACGCCAGTTGAGCCAGCTGCTCTCGCAGCACAGCAAGCCGGTCGCGGCCAAGCGCGAATACCTGCGCTGGATCCAGGCCGTGGTCGGCGCCAACCTGCGCATGATCTCGACCCGCGAAGTGCTGTTCTTCCAGGCCGACGAAAAATACACGCGGGTGCAGACCGAGCAGTCGGAAGTGTTGATCCGCAAGACGCTCAAGGAACTGGCCGACGAACTCGACCCCGATGAATTCTGGCGCATCCACCGGTCCACGCTGGTGCGGGTGGACGCCATCGAGGAGGTCACGCGCGATCTGCGCGGGCGGCAAATGGTCCGCATCCGCAACCACCCGGAACTGTTGGAAGTCAGTCGCGGCCACACGCATTTATTCCAGCAAATGTAA